A genomic stretch from Helianthus annuus cultivar XRQ/B chromosome 1, HanXRQr2.0-SUNRISE, whole genome shotgun sequence includes:
- the LOC110878749 gene encoding beta-adaptin-like protein A — MAPPAQSQRSPSPSQPSGKGEVSDLKMQLRQLAGSRAPGTDDSKRDLFKKVISYMTIGIDVSSVFSEMVMCSATSDIVLKKMCYLYVGNYAKYNPDLALLTINFLQRDCNDQDPIIRGLALRSLASLRVPNLVEYLVSPLAAGLKDSNTYVRMIASVGVLKLYHISASTCLDADFPQLLKHLLLNDPDPQVVANSLSALQEIWGTAASSEEAAREREGLISKPVIYYLLNRIKDFSEWAQCTVLELVSKYAPPDSNEIFDIMNLLEDRLQHANGAVVLATIKLFLQLTLSMTDVHQQVYERIKAPLLTLVSSGSPEQSYAVLSHLHLLVMRAPMLFASDYKHLYCQYNEPFYVKKLKLEMLTAVANESNTYEIVTELCEYAANVDIPIARESIRAVGKIALEQYDVNAIVDRLLQFLEMEKDYVTAETLVLVKDLLRKYPQWSHDCIAVIGNISSNNVQEPKAKAALIWMLGEYAQDMQDAPYALEGLVDEWEDEPSPEVRLHLLTAVMKCFFRRPPETQKALGSALAAGLADMHQDVHDRALFYYRLLQHNVSVANSVVNPTKQAVSVFADTQSSEIKDRIFDEFNSLSVLYQKPCYMFTDKEHQGPFAFSEEVGNIAVDNDDEDLLLGTTTKQDSSSLPHQTAALVSLDQTEPHAEQTNSVIDDLFGLGLSSSPAPPPLKLNAKAVLDPTTFQQKWRQLPVSTSQEVSISPQGVAAMTSPQVLVRHMQQLHCIHCIASGGQAPNFKLFFFAQKADEPSSNFLVECVVNLSTSKAHIKIKVDDETASQAFSALFQSAFSNFGKA; from the exons ATGGCTCCTCCGGCTCAATCTCAGCGATCTCCGTCGCCTTCTCAACCCTCCGG TAAAGGGGAGGTGTCGGATCTGAAGATGCAACTTCGTCAGCTGGCGGGGAGTCGGGCCCCTGGGACGGATGACTCGAAGCGAGATCTGTTCAAGAAGGTGATCTCCTACATGACAATCGGCATCGATGTTTCCTCCGTTTTCAGCGAGATGGTTATGTGCTCCGCTACTTCAGATATCGTTCTGAAGAAAATGTGTTACTTGTACGTTGGCAATTACGCCAAGTACAATCCCGATCTGGCACTGCTTACCATCAACTTCCTCCAAAGAGATTGCAACGACCAGGACCCCATCATCCGTGGCTTGGCTTTGAGAAGTCTCGCCTCCCTTCGCGTCCCTAATCTCGTTGAGTACCTCGTCTCCCCTCTCGCTGCTGGCTTGAAGGATTCCAACACTTATGTCAGAATGATCGCCTCTGTCGGGGTCCTCAAACTCTATCATATTTCCGCTTCCACATGCCTCGATGCTGATTTCCCCCAGCTTCTTAAGCATCTCTTGCTCAATGACCCCGATCCCCAGGTGGTTGCTAATTCTTTATCTGCTCTGCAAGAGATATGGGGTACAGCAGCTTCATCCGAAGAAGCAGCCAGGGAGAGAGAGGGACTGATTAGCAAACCAGTCATCTATTACCTATTAAACAG GATCAAGGACTTCAGTGAATGGGCTCAGTGTACTGTTCTTGAATTGGTATCCAAGTATGCCCCGCCCGATAGCAACGAGATATTTGATATCATGAATCTTTTAGAAGACAGGCTTCAGCATGCAAATGGTGCTGTTGTTTTAGCAACCATAAAGTTATTTCTACAATTGACCCTGTCCATGACAGATGTCCATCAACAG GTGTATGAGCGTATCAAAGCTCCTCTACTTACCCTTGTGAGCTCTGGGAGCCCCGAGCAATCATACGCTGTTCTTAGCCACTTGCATCTTCTGGTTATGCGCGCACCAATGTTGTTTGCTTCAGATTACAAGCACTTGTATTGTCAATACAATGAACCTTTCTATGTTAAGAAATTGAAGCTTGAAATGTTGACCGCAGTCGCAAATGAGAGCAACACTTATGAAATAG TGACTGAATTGTGCGAATATGCTGCAAATGTTGATATCCCGATTGCAAGAGAATCTATCAGAGCAGTTGGAAAAATTGCACTTGAGCAATACGACGTAAATGCGATTGTTGATAGGCTGCTTCAGTTTTTGGAGATGGAGAAGGACTATGTTACTGCAGAAACACTT GTTCTTGTAAAAGATCTTCTGCGAAAGTACCCGCAATGGAGTCATGATTGCATTGCGGTTATTGGGAACATAAGCAGCAATAATGTACAAGAGCCGAAAGCCAAGGCAGCTCTTATTTGGATGTTAGGTGAGTATGCTCAAGACATGCAGGATGCTCCTTATGCTTTGGAAGGTCTTGTTGATGAATGGGAGGATGAGCCTTCTCCTGAG GTACGTTTGCATCTTCTTACAGCAGTAATGAAATGTTTTTTCAGACGACCACCAGAGACTCAAAAAGCCTTAGGTTCTGCATTGGCTGCTGGTCTCGCTGACATGCATCAG GATGTCCATGATAGAGCGTTGTTCTACTACAGGCTTTTGCAGCATAATGTATCTGTGGCAAATAGTGTAGTAAATCCAACTAAGCAAGCTGTTTCGGTCTTTGCTGATACTCAGAGCAGTGAGATCAAAGATCGTATATTTGATGAGTTTAACAGTCTATCTGTCCTCTACCAGAAG CCTTGTTACATGTTCACAGACAAGGAACACCAAGGACCATTTGCGTTTTCAGAAGAGGTTGGAAATATTGCGGTTGACAATGATGATGAGGACCTCCTTTTGGGTACCACAACGAAACAAGATTCTTCTTCTTTACCCCACCAAACAGCAGCGCTTGTATCTTTGGATCAAACTGAACCACATGCTGAACAAACAAATTCCGTCATTGATGACCTCTTTGGTCTCGGATTGTCTTCCTCTCCTGCCCCCCCTCCTTTGAAGCTGAATGCTAAAGCTGTGCTTGATCCCACCACTTTTCAGCAGAAATGGCGCCAACTTCCTGTTTCAACATCACAG GAAGTGTCTATAAGTCCACAAGGTGTGGCAGCGATGACGAGTCCCCAAGTACTTGTACGCCACATGCAGCAGCTTCACTGCATCCATTGTATCGCTTCAGGTGGACAAGCCCCGAATTTCAAGCTCTTCTTTTTTGCACAAAAAGCAGATGAGCCCTCCTCAAACTTCCTAGTAGAGTGTGTAGTAAATTTATCCACGAGTAAAGCGCACATAAAGATTAAAGTTGACGACGAGACGGCCTCCCAAGCTTTCTCTGCCTTGTTTCAATCAGCCTTTTCAAATTTTGGCAAGGCCTAG